One Halostagnicola kamekurae DNA segment encodes these proteins:
- a CDS encoding NAD(P)/FAD-dependent oxidoreductase — MTSEPDSPASFDYDVVIVGGGPAGCSAGVFVARYGLETAIFDRGRSSIRRCAHLENYLGFPAGIDVETLYGLMHDHAETAGCERVPDLVETVTRTGGEGSSERSGFVVETEQGKRITTRRLIAATRYGGEYLRGLDEEDAMFESYEHDGEEREQFDREYAETDGTTPIEGLYVASPSAESDTQAIVAAGRGARVGIGVVEDARRAQGYPDSVANYYDWVRREAELEGEWRDRNRWERFFDERIPEDHDFEEVTRLEIREREINRRLEQYIDRSDRERRRIRGQERLLEHVDDERILEAAREITANRESEISTDE, encoded by the coding sequence ATGACCTCCGAGCCAGATTCGCCAGCGTCCTTCGACTACGACGTCGTCATCGTCGGCGGTGGCCCGGCCGGCTGTTCCGCGGGCGTTTTCGTCGCCAGGTATGGACTCGAGACGGCCATATTCGACCGCGGCCGCTCCTCGATTCGGCGGTGCGCACACCTCGAGAACTACCTCGGGTTCCCCGCCGGGATAGACGTCGAAACACTGTACGGGCTGATGCACGATCACGCCGAGACAGCCGGATGCGAACGCGTCCCCGATCTCGTGGAGACGGTCACGCGTACCGGCGGGGAAGGTTCCAGCGAGCGATCGGGGTTCGTCGTCGAGACCGAGCAGGGTAAGCGAATCACTACCCGCCGCCTCATCGCGGCAACGCGCTACGGCGGCGAGTATCTGCGCGGACTCGACGAAGAGGACGCGATGTTCGAATCGTACGAACACGACGGCGAGGAACGCGAGCAGTTCGACAGGGAGTACGCCGAAACCGACGGGACGACACCGATCGAGGGGCTCTACGTCGCGTCGCCGTCCGCCGAGAGCGATACGCAGGCCATCGTCGCCGCCGGTCGCGGGGCGCGGGTCGGGATCGGCGTCGTCGAAGACGCTCGTCGGGCGCAGGGGTATCCCGATTCAGTCGCGAACTACTACGACTGGGTGCGACGGGAAGCGGAACTCGAGGGCGAGTGGCGGGACCGAAATCGGTGGGAGCGGTTTTTCGACGAGCGCATTCCCGAGGATCACGATTTCGAGGAGGTGACCCGCCTCGAGATTCGCGAACGGGAAATCAACCGCCGACTCGAGCAGTACATCGACCGTTCGGACCGAGAGCGCCGACGTATCCGCGGGCAGGAACGACTGCTCGAACACGTCGACGACGAGCGAATCCTCGAGGCGGCGCGGGAAATCACCGCGAACCGAGAATCCGAGATTTCGACCGACGAGTAG
- a CDS encoding ABC transporter substrate-binding protein, whose amino-acid sequence MERFTEADGALSRRECVAYGGAAASAGLLAGCIDDSSSGDEPADGESYTVTMEPVGDVSFDSVPETWAANNGSWADMGIALGQDLPTSAWLVNRYHTQYYDEIPGVDVDTSDMITLSNDGSIDPEVFYEMNADVHVMDPNFLKNRFDGVEQSDIDEIERRLGPFFGNSIFSRGYDWHDYEYLSLYEAFGKLAEVFQETARYDAFERLHEEFQSKLAEIVPPEGERPNVAIFWAYGEEPESFSPYLIDEGTSFKQWNDLQVTDALAETGVKDFHSDRGEIDYETLHEIDPEIILLRGLEDKTAAEFEETVLAYMRDHTVAKELTAVENGDVYRGGPLYQGPITNLVLTERAAQQVYDVDEELFDRERVSDIVNGDRAE is encoded by the coding sequence ATGGAGCGATTCACCGAAGCGGATGGGGCACTGAGCCGGCGCGAATGTGTTGCGTATGGCGGCGCAGCCGCGAGCGCCGGACTGTTAGCCGGCTGTATCGACGATTCCAGTTCGGGAGACGAGCCAGCGGACGGGGAGTCCTACACCGTAACGATGGAACCGGTCGGAGATGTGTCGTTCGACTCGGTTCCCGAGACGTGGGCCGCGAACAACGGGAGCTGGGCGGACATGGGCATCGCGCTCGGGCAGGATCTACCGACGAGCGCCTGGCTCGTCAATCGATACCACACCCAGTACTACGACGAAATCCCGGGCGTCGACGTGGACACGAGCGACATGATCACACTCTCGAACGACGGATCCATCGACCCGGAGGTCTTCTACGAGATGAACGCCGACGTCCACGTCATGGATCCGAACTTTTTGAAGAATCGCTTCGATGGAGTCGAACAGAGCGATATCGACGAAATCGAACGGCGACTCGGTCCGTTTTTCGGAAATTCGATCTTCTCGCGCGGCTACGACTGGCACGACTACGAGTACCTCTCGCTGTACGAGGCGTTCGGGAAACTCGCCGAAGTCTTTCAGGAGACGGCGCGCTACGACGCTTTCGAACGGCTCCACGAGGAGTTCCAGTCGAAGTTAGCCGAGATCGTTCCGCCCGAAGGCGAGCGACCGAACGTGGCGATCTTCTGGGCCTACGGCGAGGAACCGGAGTCGTTCTCACCGTATCTCATCGACGAGGGAACGAGTTTCAAGCAGTGGAACGACCTGCAAGTCACCGACGCGCTGGCCGAAACCGGCGTGAAGGACTTCCACAGCGATCGCGGCGAGATCGACTACGAAACCCTCCACGAGATCGATCCCGAGATTATCCTGCTTCGCGGCCTGGAAGATAAAACCGCAGCGGAGTTCGAAGAGACGGTCCTTGCCTATATGCGAGATCACACCGTCGCCAAAGAGCTCACCGCCGTCGAAAACGGTGATGTCTACCGCGGCGGCCCGCTGTATCAGGGCCCGATAACGAACCTCGTGCTCACCGAGCGCGCGGCACAGCAGGTCTACGACGTCGACGAGGAGTTGTTCGACCGCGAACGGGTGAGCGACATCGTCAACGGCGACAGAGCCGAATGA
- a CDS encoding serine/threonine-protein kinase RIO2 produces MVRNVAGLLPELETEDFYLLSGVEQGMRFSEWVQREKLTNFSGLTPEEVDYRLERCLKRGLVEKKTIQYEGYTLQFEGYDTLALRALVESETISEFGSPLGVGKESDVYEVKSYKPLALKYHREGYTNFREVHKERDYTADNDHVSWMYTARKAAEREHEILESLYPDVSVPRPIDQNRHAIVMEKMDGVELSQTKLEDQQVRGVLDLLVTELARAYEHGYVHADMSEYNVFVSESGVKIFDWPQAVPTDHENASTFLRRDLQNLVGYFRRKYPNHVSSDLESDRVADAIADGSFESIAEFE; encoded by the coding sequence ATGGTGCGGAACGTCGCAGGTCTCTTGCCGGAACTCGAGACGGAGGACTTCTATCTCCTCTCCGGAGTCGAACAGGGGATGCGCTTCTCCGAGTGGGTCCAGCGAGAGAAATTGACGAATTTCTCCGGACTGACGCCCGAAGAGGTCGACTACCGCCTCGAGCGCTGTCTCAAACGCGGGCTGGTCGAAAAGAAGACGATCCAGTACGAGGGGTACACGCTCCAGTTCGAGGGCTACGATACGCTGGCCCTGCGCGCGCTCGTCGAAAGCGAGACGATCTCCGAATTCGGATCGCCGCTCGGCGTCGGCAAGGAAAGCGACGTCTACGAGGTCAAATCCTACAAACCGCTCGCGCTGAAGTACCACCGCGAAGGCTACACGAACTTCCGCGAGGTACACAAAGAGCGCGATTACACCGCCGACAACGACCACGTCTCCTGGATGTACACCGCGCGGAAAGCCGCCGAGCGAGAGCACGAGATCCTCGAGTCGCTCTATCCGGACGTGTCGGTCCCGCGGCCGATCGACCAGAACCGCCACGCCATCGTGATGGAGAAGATGGACGGCGTCGAGCTCTCCCAGACGAAACTCGAGGACCAGCAGGTGCGGGGCGTTCTCGATCTCCTGGTGACGGAACTCGCCCGCGCGTACGAACACGGGTACGTCCACGCCGATATGAGCGAGTACAACGTCTTCGTCAGCGAGTCCGGCGTGAAAATCTTCGATTGGCCCCAGGCCGTCCCGACCGATCACGAAAACGCCTCGACGTTCCTCCGGCGGGACCTCCAGAATCTGGTGGGGTACTTCCGACGAAAGTACCCGAACCACGTTTCGTCGGACCTCGAGAGCGATCGAGTGGCCGACGCGATCGCGGACGGTTCGTTCGAGTCGATCGCCGAATTCGAATAA
- a CDS encoding DUF7838 family putative zinc beta-ribbon protein: MSQELEHECPECGVKTFYRAASTTLHLGKKVKWHCPDCEYGFVQINDIDSSAA, encoded by the coding sequence ATGTCTCAGGAACTCGAACACGAGTGTCCCGAATGCGGGGTCAAAACGTTCTACCGGGCCGCCAGTACGACGTTGCACCTCGGAAAGAAAGTCAAGTGGCACTGCCCGGACTGCGAGTACGGCTTCGTCCAGATCAACGACATCGACTCGAGCGCGGCCTAA
- a CDS encoding tyrosine-type recombinase/integrase: MIELYIKDRTGEKAKSTIYKDRDHLNQFCDWCEEQGIESVQDIDGSHFLEYKFHLRQKIAGSTIRNHFSTLRTFFKFCKRIDATDGNQELHTKLETPDFAKGDLSHDDMMDFDEVKKLLQYFDKFEYATAKHAMFVVFWHSGCRRGALRGLDLEDYKPVQQRENGDMDLSVSNTDQNLSY; encoded by the coding sequence TTGATAGAACTATACATCAAAGACCGGACCGGCGAGAAGGCCAAATCAACGATCTACAAAGACAGGGATCACCTCAACCAGTTTTGTGACTGGTGTGAGGAGCAAGGGATAGAATCAGTGCAGGACATTGATGGGTCACACTTCCTTGAGTACAAATTCCACCTTCGACAGAAAATAGCAGGTTCAACTATTCGCAACCATTTCAGCACCCTTAGAACGTTTTTCAAGTTCTGCAAGAGGATAGACGCGACCGACGGGAACCAAGAGCTTCACACTAAGCTGGAAACTCCCGACTTCGCCAAGGGCGATCTCTCTCACGACGATATGATGGACTTTGATGAGGTGAAGAAATTGCTACAGTACTTCGATAAGTTCGAATATGCTACTGCCAAACACGCTATGTTCGTCGTGTTTTGGCACAGTGGATGTCGTCGAGGGGCACTTAGAGGGCTTGATCTTGAAGATTACAAGCCAGTTCAACAGCGGGAAAACGGCGATATGGACTTGTCCGTTTCAAACACCGACCAGAATCTTAGCTACTGA
- a CDS encoding YihY/virulence factor BrkB family protein, whose product MNPKETILEIYATASDRDLTYLAAGFAYYAFVSVIPLILLAIVVGSLLGGEDVAEQLIRVAGDFLPEAGETLVTDALTTESGRAEATIVALLVAAWGGLKVFRGLSLAFDRIYGTDAENSLLEQITDGLVVILAGAGGLGLMVVTAAIIGVLSETVPLAGLLSWPLLVVGLFAVFYPMYYVLPPISLEPREAIPGAVFAAIGWTVLQAGFQIYAANAGQYEAYGAVGAILLFVTWLYFAGILILFGAVVNVVGSRPELAE is encoded by the coding sequence ATGAATCCGAAAGAAACGATCCTCGAGATCTACGCCACGGCCAGCGACCGCGACCTGACGTATCTCGCCGCGGGGTTCGCCTACTACGCGTTCGTGTCGGTGATCCCGCTGATACTGCTGGCGATCGTCGTCGGCTCGCTGCTCGGCGGCGAGGACGTCGCTGAACAGCTGATCAGGGTCGCCGGCGATTTCCTCCCCGAAGCCGGTGAAACCCTCGTCACTGACGCGTTGACGACCGAGTCGGGCCGCGCGGAAGCGACCATCGTCGCGCTCTTGGTCGCCGCCTGGGGTGGCCTGAAGGTGTTTCGGGGACTCAGTCTCGCGTTCGACCGGATCTACGGCACCGACGCCGAGAACTCGCTTCTCGAGCAGATCACGGACGGACTGGTCGTCATCCTGGCGGGAGCCGGCGGGCTCGGTCTGATGGTCGTGACGGCCGCGATCATCGGCGTGCTCTCGGAGACGGTTCCGCTCGCCGGCCTCCTGAGCTGGCCGCTTCTCGTGGTCGGACTCTTCGCCGTCTTCTACCCGATGTACTACGTCCTGCCGCCGATCTCACTCGAGCCTCGAGAGGCGATTCCGGGGGCCGTCTTCGCCGCGATCGGCTGGACGGTCCTCCAAGCGGGCTTCCAGATCTACGCGGCCAACGCCGGTCAGTACGAGGCCTACGGCGCCGTCGGTGCGATCTTGCTGTTCGTCACCTGGCTGTACTTCGCCGGAATCCTCATTCTGTTCGGCGCCGTCGTCAACGTCGTTGGCTCCCGTCCTGAACTCGCCGAGTGA
- a CDS encoding CAP domain-containing protein, whose product MGPGPPTDSPDAESIDEPESSSSGGSRLASAVRFLLALAVLSGLAIGAIAAGPSLIDDFGEFDDLPAPSGDPPPAGERDPDVTDPDDPNATSYETEVETVTSESVEDFVHAKVNDRRAEHGLEPLEWDGTIASVARAHSEDMHDRDYFSHTNPDGEDPYDRYNDVADYCRSYGENLAMNWLERPVEVPDEQTTEEYQTAEGIAEALVVQWMNSPDHRDAILENGQSHSWDRAGVGVYLSEEGEVYATQNFCTEW is encoded by the coding sequence ATGGGCCCTGGCCCACCGACCGATTCCCCCGATGCAGAATCCATCGACGAACCGGAATCGTCCTCTAGCGGCGGGTCTCGGTTGGCGTCCGCGGTTCGATTCCTCCTCGCGCTCGCGGTACTGTCCGGGCTCGCCATCGGTGCGATAGCGGCTGGTCCGTCGCTCATCGACGATTTCGGCGAGTTCGACGACCTTCCCGCACCGAGCGGGGATCCGCCGCCGGCCGGCGAGCGCGATCCGGACGTCACCGATCCCGACGATCCGAACGCCACGAGCTACGAAACCGAAGTCGAGACGGTGACGTCCGAATCCGTCGAAGACTTCGTCCACGCGAAGGTCAACGATCGGCGCGCCGAACACGGCCTCGAGCCCCTCGAGTGGGACGGTACGATCGCCTCCGTCGCTCGAGCCCACAGCGAGGACATGCACGACCGAGACTACTTCTCCCACACGAACCCCGACGGCGAAGATCCCTACGACCGGTACAACGACGTCGCTGATTACTGCCGAAGCTACGGGGAGAACCTGGCGATGAACTGGCTCGAGCGTCCCGTCGAAGTACCCGACGAGCAAACGACCGAGGAGTACCAGACCGCAGAAGGGATCGCCGAGGCGCTGGTCGTTCAGTGGATGAACTCGCCGGACCACCGCGACGCGATCCTCGAGAACGGCCAGAGCCACTCGTGGGATCGCGCCGGCGTCGGCGTCTATCTCTCCGAGGAGGGAGAAGTATACGCGACGCAGAATTTCTGTACGGAGTGGTGA
- a CDS encoding lycopene cyclase domain-containing protein, translating into MVPDIGIFGRYTYLVTELFWGALALFLLRRAGALRKAAVTILALYPVAYVWDRYTLAVGVFDIELRTGIDIAGIPLEEHLFMAVVPGLVIGFHETIFGGSDGSASRGD; encoded by the coding sequence ATGGTACCCGATATCGGAATCTTCGGTCGGTACACCTACCTCGTGACGGAACTGTTCTGGGGAGCGCTCGCACTCTTCCTTCTCCGTCGAGCGGGTGCGCTCCGAAAGGCCGCCGTGACGATTCTCGCCCTGTACCCGGTGGCCTACGTCTGGGACCGGTACACGCTCGCGGTCGGCGTCTTCGACATCGAACTCCGCACCGGAATCGATATCGCCGGCATCCCGCTCGAGGAGCACCTCTTCATGGCCGTCGTTCCCGGGCTGGTGATCGGCTTTCACGAGACCATCTTCGGCGGCAGTGACGGGTCGGCATCGCGAGGTGACTGA
- a CDS encoding CBS domain-containing protein — translation MDIADIATKDFIEVDVGTRMGKVRSTFENGNPKGIIVTDDGEYEGVISEREVLQSHVEDDAKVSALLKPSRNSPAPKLDRYEDVRETARQLIESNSKVAPVFENDDLWGVISGDAILEAVLENLDTLTVGDIYSDDPITVDENDGIGKAINYLRENGISRLPVVNENGYLTGVVTTHDIADFVIRENERTTTGDRVGDNDRMLDVPVYDIMNSPVETTTLDTTAREAVEEMLDDDYAGLMVTPDDDDRVVDGIVTKTDVLRALTYTEEEHMDVQITNVSLLDTITRESITESIQAVADKYQEMQVMHAHVRLHQHNEKLRGTPLVQVQIRLRTNKGQVAGTGEGYGAENGFRVALDKLERNVLEMKGIASDEEYRGQLLRKLNEI, via the coding sequence ATGGATATCGCTGATATCGCCACCAAAGACTTCATCGAAGTAGACGTCGGAACGCGCATGGGGAAAGTCCGTTCGACCTTCGAGAACGGCAACCCCAAAGGAATCATCGTCACCGACGACGGGGAGTACGAAGGCGTCATCAGCGAGCGGGAGGTCCTTCAATCCCACGTCGAGGACGACGCGAAAGTCTCCGCGCTTTTGAAGCCGAGTCGAAACTCGCCGGCCCCAAAACTCGACCGCTACGAGGACGTTCGCGAGACCGCACGACAGCTCATCGAGAGCAACTCGAAAGTCGCCCCGGTGTTCGAAAACGACGACCTCTGGGGGGTCATCAGCGGCGACGCGATCCTCGAGGCCGTCCTCGAGAACCTCGATACGCTCACCGTCGGCGACATCTACTCCGACGATCCGATCACGGTCGACGAGAACGACGGGATCGGTAAGGCGATCAACTACCTCCGGGAAAACGGCATCTCCCGGCTGCCAGTCGTAAACGAGAACGGCTACCTGACCGGCGTCGTCACCACCCACGACATCGCGGACTTCGTCATCCGCGAGAACGAGCGGACGACGACCGGCGACCGCGTCGGGGACAACGATCGAATGCTCGACGTGCCGGTCTACGACATCATGAACAGTCCCGTCGAGACGACGACCCTCGACACGACGGCGAGGGAAGCGGTCGAGGAGATGCTCGACGACGACTACGCTGGGCTGATGGTCACGCCCGACGACGACGACCGCGTCGTCGACGGCATCGTGACGAAGACCGACGTCCTGCGCGCCCTTACCTACACGGAAGAAGAGCACATGGACGTCCAGATCACGAACGTGTCCTTGCTCGACACCATCACTCGAGAGTCAATCACGGAGAGCATCCAGGCGGTCGCGGACAAGTACCAAGAGATGCAGGTGATGCACGCCCACGTCCGCCTCCACCAGCACAACGAAAAGCTCCGGGGCACGCCGCTAGTGCAGGTGCAGATCCGCCTCCGGACGAACAAGGGACAGGTCGCGGGCACCGGCGAGGGCTACGGGGCCGAGAACGGCTTCCGCGTCGCGCTCGACAAACTCGAGCGCAACGTCCTCGAGATGAAAGGCATCGCGAGCGACGAGGAGTACCGCGGCCAGTTGTTGCGAAAACTCAACGAAATCTGA
- the radB gene encoding DNA repair and recombination protein RadB, with protein sequence MNDEAILTGCPPVDDLLGGGFERGTVTQLYGPPAAGKTNLALSSAVETGASGGTAVYIDTEGVSVDRFQQLLSARVDSGASDQRVEDVASRIVIEDALDFEEQEEAVRDAEEFAERADLIVLDSATGFYRLERTGDSDGGEALRSVTRQVTHLLSLARKYDLAVVLTNQVFADPDSDRTRALGGNTLEHWTGVVVRVERFRGGKRRATLEKHRSKAAGESVQFQITDAGLEGSSDGSGF encoded by the coding sequence GTGAACGACGAGGCGATTCTGACCGGCTGTCCCCCGGTCGACGACCTGCTCGGCGGCGGGTTCGAGCGCGGTACCGTGACCCAACTGTACGGCCCGCCGGCCGCGGGCAAGACCAACCTGGCCCTCTCGAGCGCCGTCGAGACGGGCGCGAGCGGTGGGACAGCGGTCTACATCGACACGGAAGGCGTCTCCGTCGATCGGTTTCAGCAACTGCTGTCCGCTCGAGTCGACTCCGGGGCATCGGACCAGCGGGTCGAGGACGTCGCCTCCCGAATCGTCATCGAGGACGCGCTCGACTTCGAGGAACAGGAAGAGGCCGTCAGGGACGCCGAAGAGTTCGCCGAGCGCGCGGACCTGATCGTCCTCGACAGCGCGACCGGCTTCTACCGCCTCGAGCGGACCGGCGACAGCGACGGCGGGGAAGCGCTCCGAAGCGTGACCCGTCAGGTGACTCACCTCCTCTCGCTCGCGCGCAAGTACGACCTCGCGGTCGTCCTGACCAATCAGGTGTTCGCCGATCCGGACTCGGATCGAACGCGGGCCTTGGGCGGGAACACCTTAGAGCACTGGACCGGCGTCGTCGTCCGCGTCGAGCGATTCCGCGGCGGCAAGCGGCGAGCGACCTTGGAAAAACACCGCTCGAAGGCCGCCGGCGAATCGGTCCAGTTCCAGATCACCGATGCCGGACTCGAGGGGAGCAGTGACGGGTCGGGCTTTTAA
- the larC gene encoding nickel pincer cofactor biosynthesis protein LarC — MTLLTFDGRMGASGDMLLGALLDAGGDPAVLEPVEDALSLEYRIDETTKCGISATTVDVVLSGERAETGADGSLEEIGDDDHDGGGHDGSDGSRDHHAHGHDHGEDCSHGGHGHNHDEHDHGGHSHQSDGHTHHDGDHDHAHVSHDGDARDGDDAVHAEGHGPHRSYLEVCEIVEEMALEPAVERDALAIFELLGEAEASVHGEPLEEIHFHEVGADDAIADVVGATLLLDDTDVDRVVTTPLSTGGGAISMSHGQYPVPTPAVVEIAERADWSLRGGPVETELLTPTGAAILGHVADGVDSLPSLSLEESGYGAGGYDLDPHPNVLRALVGESDDAGPLVRDDITVLETNLDDATPEILGGLQETLAEAGARDVSIVPTTMKKSRPGHLVKVICKPENRERVARALAEETGTLGIRETGATHRWIANREFETVALEHDGDRYDVGVKIASDADGTVYDVSGEYDDAAAIALDTQWSIREVLRRAEAKGRELLED, encoded by the coding sequence ATGACACTCCTGACGTTCGACGGTCGAATGGGGGCGAGCGGCGACATGCTGCTCGGAGCCCTTCTCGACGCCGGCGGGGATCCCGCGGTCCTCGAGCCAGTCGAAGACGCGCTCTCGCTCGAGTACCGGATCGACGAGACGACGAAGTGTGGAATCTCCGCGACGACGGTGGACGTGGTCCTGTCCGGGGAGCGAGCCGAAACCGGAGCCGACGGCAGCCTCGAGGAAATCGGCGATGACGACCACGACGGCGGCGGTCACGACGGAAGCGACGGCAGCCGCGACCATCACGCTCACGGCCATGACCACGGAGAGGACTGCAGTCACGGGGGTCACGGCCACAACCACGACGAACACGATCACGGCGGCCACAGTCACCAAAGCGACGGTCATACCCACCACGACGGTGACCACGATCATGCCCACGTCAGTCACGACGGCGACGCTCGAGACGGCGACGACGCCGTCCACGCCGAGGGCCACGGTCCGCACCGAAGCTACCTCGAGGTCTGTGAAATCGTCGAGGAGATGGCCCTCGAACCGGCGGTCGAACGCGACGCGCTCGCCATCTTCGAACTGCTGGGCGAAGCGGAGGCGAGCGTCCACGGCGAGCCACTCGAGGAGATCCACTTCCACGAGGTCGGCGCGGACGACGCCATCGCGGACGTCGTGGGAGCGACCCTGTTGCTCGACGATACCGACGTCGATCGCGTCGTAACCACGCCGCTTTCGACCGGCGGCGGCGCGATCTCGATGAGCCACGGGCAGTACCCGGTCCCGACCCCGGCGGTCGTCGAGATCGCCGAGCGCGCGGACTGGTCGCTTCGCGGGGGGCCCGTCGAAACCGAACTGCTCACCCCCACGGGGGCGGCGATTCTGGGCCACGTCGCCGACGGCGTCGATTCCCTCCCCTCGCTCTCGCTCGAGGAGTCCGGCTACGGCGCTGGCGGCTACGATCTAGACCCGCATCCGAACGTTCTCCGCGCGCTGGTCGGCGAGTCCGACGACGCGGGCCCGCTCGTGCGCGACGACATTACGGTTCTCGAGACGAACCTCGACGACGCGACGCCGGAGATACTGGGCGGACTGCAGGAAACGCTCGCCGAGGCGGGCGCTCGAGACGTCTCGATCGTCCCGACGACGATGAAGAAGTCCCGGCCCGGCCACCTCGTGAAGGTCATCTGCAAACCCGAAAACCGCGAGCGCGTCGCTCGAGCGCTGGCCGAGGAAACCGGAACGCTCGGCATCCGCGAAACGGGAGCGACCCACAGGTGGATCGCCAACCGGGAGTTCGAAACCGTCGCACTCGAGCACGACGGAGACCGCTATGATGTCGGCGTGAAAATCGCGAGTGACGCGGACGGGACCGTCTACGACGTGAGCGGGGAGTACGACGACGCGGCGGCGATCGCGCTCGATACCCAGTGGTCGATCCGGGAGGTGCTTCGACGCGCGGAAGCGAAGGGGCGGGAACTGCTCGAGGACTGA